One Alcaligenes ammonioxydans DNA segment encodes these proteins:
- the mdcG gene encoding malonate decarboxylase holo-[acyl-carrier-protein] synthase, whose amino-acid sequence MTAPLPARRHHLITLDSPAWDQVLADLEPSSHASLSLQQWQARGWPLVVSRQPGELRHGQLQVGIPLPTDWGRQRLSLIVPQARSLAWGCFPPAHEAQTLLLVSLAQDWLSLCQQMQAHGCTAQVYGSYGWELITGQGYVREGSDLDLLLPVQCATQADRLVQLLHAASEWPGLPRLDGELLFPDDAAIAWREWQQWRSGASSKVMIKHTHGLRIQAHSDWPEHAPALESSHAA is encoded by the coding sequence ATGACCGCACCACTGCCCGCTCGCCGTCACCATCTGATTACGCTGGACAGCCCAGCCTGGGATCAGGTGCTGGCGGATCTGGAGCCAAGCAGCCACGCCAGTCTGAGCCTGCAGCAATGGCAGGCCCGAGGCTGGCCGCTGGTAGTCAGCCGTCAGCCAGGTGAACTGCGTCACGGGCAGCTGCAAGTGGGCATTCCGTTACCGACCGATTGGGGACGGCAACGTCTGTCTCTGATTGTTCCCCAGGCGCGGAGCCTGGCCTGGGGCTGTTTCCCCCCCGCCCATGAAGCCCAAACCTTGCTGCTGGTTTCCTTGGCGCAAGACTGGCTGAGCTTATGCCAGCAGATGCAGGCACACGGCTGCACAGCTCAGGTTTATGGCAGTTATGGCTGGGAGCTGATCACGGGGCAAGGTTATGTGCGTGAAGGCTCGGACCTGGATTTGCTGCTGCCCGTGCAGTGCGCCACGCAGGCCGATCGTCTGGTGCAGCTCTTGCATGCGGCCAGCGAATGGCCGGGTTTGCCCCGTCTGGATGGCGAGCTGCTGTTTCCGGATGACGCCGCCATCGCCTGGCGTGAATGGCAGCAATGGCGCAGTGGTGCCAGCAGCAAAGTCATGATCAAACACACGCATGGTTTACGTATTCAGGCGCACTCGGACTGGCCTGAGCACGCCCCTGCCCTGGAGTCTTCTCATGCTGCTTGA
- the mdcE gene encoding biotin-independent malonate decarboxylase subunit gamma gives MKWEALVKSLFDTQHTITEQDLFLQGTAEFEGQTLNVIGTTEHAPIGVSLALTQAQAVLDTIRHHPGRSLLLLVDTQGQQLRRRDELLGINRAMAHLGMCLDLARRKGHKVIGLVYDQALSGGFITSGLIADACYAVPEAEIRVMRIPAMARVTKLPEALLEELAQSNPVFAPGVDNYVAMGGIQAVWDNRSPEHLRASLRAALAQSDHQDRRASDGAQRGGRRLAAQIIDQVLQAS, from the coding sequence ATGAAATGGGAAGCACTGGTGAAATCGCTGTTCGATACGCAGCACACCATCACCGAACAGGATTTATTTTTACAGGGGACAGCCGAGTTTGAGGGTCAAACACTGAACGTTATTGGAACCACCGAACACGCGCCTATTGGCGTATCCCTGGCTTTGACCCAGGCTCAGGCGGTGCTGGACACCATCAGGCACCATCCTGGCCGCAGTCTGCTGCTCTTGGTCGATACCCAAGGCCAGCAACTGCGCCGCCGCGATGAGCTGCTGGGTATCAACCGCGCCATGGCCCATTTGGGCATGTGTCTGGATCTGGCCCGACGCAAAGGTCACAAAGTCATTGGACTGGTCTATGACCAGGCACTTTCGGGCGGATTCATCACCTCCGGGCTGATTGCCGACGCCTGCTATGCCGTACCCGAGGCCGAGATTCGCGTCATGCGCATTCCCGCCATGGCCCGCGTCACCAAGCTGCCCGAAGCCCTGCTGGAAGAACTGGCACAGTCCAATCCGGTTTTTGCGCCCGGCGTAGACAACTATGTGGCCATGGGGGGTATTCAGGCTGTCTGGGACAACCGTTCGCCTGAGCATCTGCGTGCGTCATTGCGTGCGGCACTGGCCCAGTCCGATCACCAGGATCGCCGTGCCAGTGATGGCGCCCAACGCGGTGGTCGCCGTCTGGCGGCCCAGATCATTGACCAAGTCTTGCAGGCATCCTGA
- a CDS encoding biotin-independent malonate decarboxylase subunit beta → MSSYLECSARQRVQTLFDANSFHEWLPPAQRISSPHLAQLGVPSSFDDGVAIGHALLEGQTVYVAAQEGEFMGGGVGEVHGAKLVGLLRRAMIDRPAGVVLLLESGGVRLHEANAGLIAVSEVMRALLDTRNAGVPVIALVGGQNGCFGGMGIVARCTNHLIMSDVGRLAMSGPEVIEASHGVEEYDSKDRALVWQTSGGKHRWLTADCDDLVPDTVAAFRAAAVQGLKEPARGPVTVEELEQEHRMLAHRAALLPVEQWEHTENQARHLWQALGLKHSDQVGQMDAAAVKALRSQEALS, encoded by the coding sequence ATGAGCAGTTATCTGGAATGTTCTGCCCGCCAGCGCGTCCAGACTCTGTTTGACGCGAACAGCTTTCATGAGTGGTTGCCCCCGGCGCAACGCATCAGCAGCCCGCACCTGGCTCAGTTGGGCGTCCCCTCCTCTTTTGATGATGGTGTGGCCATCGGCCATGCCTTGCTGGAAGGGCAGACCGTTTATGTGGCAGCGCAAGAAGGCGAGTTCATGGGCGGTGGTGTGGGCGAAGTCCACGGCGCCAAGCTGGTGGGCCTGCTGCGTCGTGCCATGATCGACCGCCCTGCTGGCGTAGTGCTGCTACTGGAGTCCGGCGGTGTGCGCTTGCACGAAGCCAATGCGGGTTTGATCGCCGTGTCGGAAGTGATGCGCGCCCTGCTGGATACCCGCAATGCCGGGGTGCCGGTGATTGCCCTGGTAGGCGGGCAAAACGGTTGTTTTGGCGGCATGGGCATAGTGGCTCGCTGCACCAATCACCTCATCATGAGTGATGTAGGCCGTCTGGCTATGTCCGGCCCCGAAGTCATTGAAGCTTCACACGGTGTGGAGGAATACGACTCCAAAGACCGTGCGCTGGTCTGGCAGACCAGTGGCGGGAAACATCGCTGGCTGACCGCCGATTGCGACGACCTTGTGCCTGACACTGTGGCAGCTTTCCGTGCTGCCGCCGTGCAAGGATTGAAAGAACCAGCCCGTGGCCCCGTCACCGTGGAAGAACTGGAACAGGAACACCGGATGCTGGCCCATCGCGCCGCCTTGCTGCCTGTCGAACAATGGGAGCACACGGAGAACCAGGCTCGCCACTTATGGCAGGCGCTGGGTTTGAAGCACAGCGATCAAGTCGGGCAGATGGATGCCGCGGCCGTCAAAGCATTACGCAGCCAGGAGGCGCTGTCATGA
- the mdcC gene encoding malonate decarboxylase acyl carrier protein, translating to MTQHPHGLETLAYRFQGQEPIGPFQPVLIGVVGSGNLEVLAEPKDSPDCTIHIHTSARGFSAIWDAVVRDFHQRHPLAGIHFDINDMGATPAVVSLRLDQAASEALARSQAQGTQS from the coding sequence ATGACTCAGCATCCTCACGGCCTGGAGACCCTGGCCTACCGTTTTCAGGGGCAAGAGCCCATTGGCCCCTTCCAGCCCGTGCTGATTGGCGTCGTGGGTTCGGGCAATCTGGAAGTACTGGCCGAACCCAAGGACAGCCCCGACTGCACTATTCACATTCATACCTCAGCACGAGGGTTTTCCGCCATCTGGGATGCCGTGGTACGAGACTTTCACCAGCGTCATCCGCTGGCCGGCATTCACTTTGACATCAACGATATGGGAGCCACCCCGGCCGTGGTCAGCCTGCGTCTGGACCAGGCCGCCAGCGAAGCGCTGGCACGTAGCCAAGCACAAGGAACACAGTCATGA
- the mdcA gene encoding malonate decarboxylase subunit alpha, producing the protein MTDSNWNLKNQARQQRLQRASRALGDSLQGKLCSTDKASLLLEAVLQAGDRVCLEGNNQKQADFLADALVGVDPTQIHDLHMVQSVLALPQHLDVFEKGIASRLDFSFSGPQGARLARLASAGRLNIGAIHTYLELFARYFVDLTPNVALIAAQAADEHGNLYTGPNTEDTPAIVEATAFSGGIVIAQVNELVNSKTTRLPRVDIPADWVNFVIPAPRPHFIEPLFTRDPAQISEIQVLMAMMAIKGIYAEYGVQRLNHGIGFDTAAIELLLPTYGQSLGLKGKICQHWALNPHPALIPAIEAGWVQSVHSFGSELGMENYLRARSDVFFTGPDGSMRSNRAFCQAAGHYACDLFIGSTLQIDLQGNSSTATLGRIAGFGGAPNMGADARGRRHASPAWLKAGQQARAGRQGAAGTPRGQKLVVQIVETFREHMTPAFVDTLDAWTLQEQTGMDLPPIMVYGEDVTHILTEEGIANLLLCRSDEEREQAIRGVAGYTPVGLGRDVRMVENLRDRGIIRRPQDLGIDPRQATRNLLAARSMRDLVDASGGLYQPPARFRNW; encoded by the coding sequence ATGACGGACAGCAACTGGAATCTTAAGAATCAAGCGCGCCAGCAAAGACTGCAACGCGCCAGCCGAGCACTGGGAGACTCGCTGCAAGGCAAACTGTGCAGCACAGATAAAGCCAGCTTATTGCTGGAAGCCGTCTTGCAGGCAGGCGATCGTGTATGTCTGGAAGGCAACAACCAGAAACAAGCCGATTTTCTGGCTGACGCGTTGGTGGGGGTCGATCCCACACAGATTCATGACCTGCACATGGTGCAATCCGTGCTGGCCTTGCCCCAGCATCTGGATGTGTTTGAAAAAGGCATCGCCAGCCGCCTGGACTTCAGCTTTTCGGGCCCGCAAGGTGCACGCCTGGCCCGGCTGGCATCGGCAGGGCGACTGAACATCGGTGCTATTCATACTTATCTGGAGTTGTTTGCGCGTTACTTTGTCGATTTGACTCCGAATGTGGCGCTCATCGCCGCTCAGGCCGCCGATGAGCACGGCAATCTATACACCGGTCCCAATACCGAGGACACCCCCGCCATTGTGGAAGCCACCGCTTTTTCGGGCGGCATTGTGATTGCTCAGGTCAATGAGCTGGTCAATAGCAAGACCACGCGCCTGCCTCGCGTGGACATCCCCGCAGATTGGGTGAACTTCGTCATCCCGGCCCCGCGCCCCCACTTTATCGAACCGCTGTTTACCCGCGACCCGGCGCAGATCAGCGAAATACAGGTCTTGATGGCCATGATGGCGATCAAGGGCATCTACGCGGAATACGGCGTGCAGCGCCTGAACCACGGCATCGGTTTTGATACCGCCGCCATCGAGTTGCTCTTGCCCACCTACGGTCAATCGCTGGGCCTGAAAGGCAAGATTTGCCAGCACTGGGCCTTGAATCCGCATCCTGCCCTGATCCCCGCGATTGAGGCTGGCTGGGTGCAATCCGTGCATTCCTTTGGTTCCGAGCTTGGCATGGAAAATTACTTGCGCGCCCGCTCCGATGTGTTCTTCACTGGTCCCGATGGCAGCATGCGCAGCAATCGTGCTTTTTGTCAGGCAGCGGGTCACTATGCCTGCGATCTGTTCATCGGCTCCACCTTGCAGATCGATCTGCAGGGCAATAGCTCCACCGCCACGCTGGGCCGCATTGCCGGTTTTGGTGGCGCACCGAATATGGGGGCCGATGCCCGTGGCCGGCGCCACGCCAGCCCCGCCTGGCTCAAAGCAGGTCAACAAGCCCGCGCAGGACGCCAGGGGGCGGCCGGTACGCCGCGAGGCCAAAAGCTGGTGGTGCAGATTGTGGAAACGTTCCGCGAACACATGACGCCGGCCTTTGTGGACACCCTGGATGCCTGGACCCTGCAGGAGCAGACCGGCATGGATCTGCCCCCCATCATGGTGTATGGCGAGGATGTCACCCACATCCTGACCGAAGAAGGCATTGCCAACCTGTTGCTGTGCCGGAGCGACGAAGAACGCGAGCAGGCCATACGCGGCGTAGCCGGGTATACGCCCGTAGGCCTGGGCCGCGATGTGCGCATGGTGGAAAACCTGCGCGACCGCGGCATCATCCGGCGACCGCAGGATTTAGGCATAGACCCACGTCAGGCCACTCGCAATCTATTGGCCGCACGCAGCATGCGGGATCTGGTTGACGCCTCGGGCGGCCTGTATCAGCCCCCGGCGCGCTTTCGTAATTGGTAA
- a CDS encoding amidase: MSVNEFATRNTTSSQQAAEAALARYEQTEDLIQAFAHLDKEQVRRLAREQENRSGPLKGLLIGIKDLINTADAPATYGSPIYRDNRPSEDAPIVQALRAAAAVPFGKTVTTEFALFHPPKTRNPWNPDHTPGGSSSGSAAAVAANVVPVALGTQTAGSVVRPAAFCGIYGFKPSFGVLPSNGLKTISPSLDTVGILGQRLEDIQRVFNVLRTSPEITSSLLQAPLRLSFLQTPWWEELSDDLRDRLKAVIAHLSANDGQFEIQRNGKDSLFGELTHAQQAIMGAEVLIHLGHERQHHLELLSPALQAYLDRCAQTRPAELIQAQGLVNQLKRQPELIFGDADLILSASALGEAPTRETTGDPVLCRAWTALGIPCLNMPIGFGRQGLPLGLQLAARPGQDDLLLEAATRIAHHLGTRSIALPELRS; the protein is encoded by the coding sequence ATGTCTGTGAATGAGTTCGCCACCCGAAACACGACATCCAGCCAGCAGGCGGCGGAAGCTGCTCTTGCCCGCTACGAACAAACCGAGGATCTGATCCAGGCTTTTGCCCATCTGGACAAGGAGCAGGTACGGCGCCTGGCCCGGGAGCAGGAAAACCGTAGCGGCCCTTTGAAGGGGCTGCTCATCGGCATCAAGGACCTGATCAATACGGCCGATGCGCCGGCCACTTACGGGTCACCCATTTACCGGGACAACCGGCCCAGTGAGGACGCGCCCATCGTGCAAGCTCTTCGCGCGGCCGCTGCGGTGCCCTTTGGGAAAACCGTGACCACGGAATTCGCTCTGTTCCATCCCCCCAAGACCCGCAACCCCTGGAATCCGGATCACACGCCCGGCGGCTCATCATCAGGCTCGGCCGCCGCCGTAGCGGCCAATGTGGTGCCTGTGGCCTTGGGTACCCAAACCGCCGGCTCTGTCGTGCGCCCTGCCGCCTTTTGCGGTATCTACGGCTTCAAGCCCAGCTTTGGGGTCCTGCCCAGCAACGGCCTGAAAACGATCAGTCCCTCGTTGGACACCGTGGGAATCCTGGGCCAGCGCCTGGAAGATATACAGCGCGTGTTCAATGTGCTGCGCACCAGCCCGGAAATCACATCCAGCCTGTTGCAAGCCCCCTTGCGTCTGAGTTTTTTACAGACCCCGTGGTGGGAGGAACTATCAGACGATCTGCGGGACCGACTCAAGGCGGTGATAGCCCATCTGAGCGCCAACGACGGCCAGTTTGAGATCCAACGTAACGGTAAGGACAGCCTGTTTGGCGAGCTGACTCATGCACAACAGGCCATCATGGGCGCTGAAGTGCTGATTCATTTAGGCCATGAGCGCCAGCACCATCTTGAGCTGCTGTCACCGGCTTTGCAGGCCTATCTGGACCGGTGTGCGCAGACTCGGCCGGCTGAACTGATTCAGGCCCAAGGCCTGGTCAATCAGCTCAAGCGCCAGCCCGAGCTGATCTTCGGCGATGCAGACTTGATCCTGAGCGCCTCGGCCTTGGGCGAAGCCCCTACACGTGAGACGACGGGCGATCCGGTGCTGTGTCGGGCCTGGACAGCGTTGGGCATTCCATGTCTGAACATGCCCATTGGCTTTGGCCGCCAGGGGCTTCCCTTGGGCCTGCAACTGGCCGCCCGGCCCGGGCAGGATGACCTGCTGCTGGAAGCAGCCACTCGCATCGCCCATCACCTGGGCACCCGCTCCATCGCGCTGCCTGAGCTGCGTTCGTGA
- a CDS encoding short-chain fatty acid transporter: MNTTATLTAKARPNLLTRFTNICVRYVEKWMPDPYLFAVILSLLVVGLIALFVDGATPGGMVDAWYRGVWGPKSIFTFALQMVLILVTGYTLAEAPPLKRAIIWLASRARNQVEGALLCFAVGSLFCLLNWGLGLVAGALVARQVARRLPHVHFGYLIASGYMGYLLWTQGLSSSIALANTDPNSPINVIHQLTNMTVPFSLTIFQPYSWIPVLALIILLFLTIWRMEPDHALPPDPAVFADIEKDLPKTKASTPAEKLENLWILNVLFFAAGMYYFVRSGFALNISSMIMLFTVTGALLHWTPIRFIKSFVESAKTAGPLILQYPLYGGIMGLLAYIPMEGGRALEEILSSALVTGANEYTLPFLTFIASIIISLFVPSGGGHWGVQGPIAVQSALAIGQDSPAYLGLMSMAVAFGEAVANMIQPFWLLPVLAIARLNVRQVMGFTVVAFLIGTVVLTIAILIAPFTI; the protein is encoded by the coding sequence ATGAACACCACTGCTACCCTCACGGCCAAGGCCAGGCCGAACTTGCTGACACGCTTTACCAACATCTGCGTGCGTTACGTAGAAAAATGGATGCCTGACCCGTATCTGTTCGCCGTCATTCTGAGTTTGCTGGTTGTCGGTTTAATCGCCCTGTTTGTAGACGGCGCCACCCCTGGAGGAATGGTGGATGCCTGGTACCGTGGAGTATGGGGGCCGAAAAGCATTTTCACCTTTGCCCTGCAAATGGTGTTGATTTTGGTGACCGGCTATACGCTTGCCGAAGCGCCGCCCTTAAAACGCGCCATTATCTGGCTGGCCTCTCGTGCCCGCAATCAGGTTGAAGGTGCGCTGCTGTGCTTTGCCGTAGGTTCCCTCTTTTGCCTGCTGAACTGGGGCCTGGGCCTGGTTGCCGGCGCTCTGGTCGCGCGTCAGGTCGCCCGCCGTCTGCCTCACGTGCACTTTGGCTATCTGATTGCCTCGGGCTATATGGGCTATTTACTCTGGACTCAAGGGCTCTCCAGCTCGATTGCGCTGGCCAATACCGACCCCAACAGCCCGATCAATGTTATCCACCAGTTGACCAACATGACGGTGCCTTTCAGCCTGACCATCTTTCAGCCCTACAGCTGGATTCCGGTGCTGGCCCTGATCATCCTGCTATTTCTGACGATCTGGCGCATGGAACCCGACCATGCCTTGCCGCCCGACCCGGCCGTCTTTGCCGATATTGAGAAAGACCTGCCCAAAACCAAGGCTAGCACTCCGGCTGAAAAGCTGGAAAACCTGTGGATTCTGAATGTGCTGTTCTTTGCCGCGGGTATGTACTACTTCGTGCGCAGCGGTTTTGCGTTGAACATCTCCTCCATGATCATGCTGTTTACCGTTACGGGTGCCCTGCTGCACTGGACGCCTATCCGCTTTATCAAGTCCTTTGTCGAGTCCGCCAAAACGGCTGGCCCGCTGATTCTGCAATACCCGCTGTATGGCGGCATTATGGGCTTGCTGGCCTATATCCCCATGGAAGGCGGCCGCGCCCTGGAAGAAATCCTGTCCTCCGCGCTGGTCACCGGGGCCAATGAATACACCCTGCCCTTCCTGACCTTTATCGCCTCCATCATCATCTCGCTGTTTGTCCCTTCCGGTGGCGGACACTGGGGAGTGCAAGGCCCCATCGCCGTGCAGTCAGCTCTGGCCATCGGTCAGGACAGCCCTGCCTATCTGGGCCTGATGTCCATGGCCGTGGCGTTTGGCGAAGCCGTTGCCAATATGATCCAACCCTTCTGGCTCTTGCCCGTGCTGGCCATCGCACGCTTGAATGTGCGGCAGGTCATGGGCTTTACCGTCGTGGCTTTTCTGATTGGCACCGTCGTGTTGACGATTGCTATTCTTATTGCTCCTTTCACGATCTGA
- a CDS encoding IclR family transcriptional regulator produces MNTPETVEPQDQAGPRTLQRGLLVLKTLQNHQGKGMSVTDLSRATQLQRPTIYRLLAALIDHGLVQNSSHSRRYSATRQDQGLFGMDPRVTIMQPIMQELAQLTGDAVFLVGRDGDDSVSLWREIGPYPVQILATYVGKRQPLGVGSGGMAYLATLGDEAIEQIIERNANQLDQYGGMTQREMRQLVTNTRIRGYSVVGNYAVRGALGVGCALCDHKGRPILAMSVTAITERMPAPRQKEIAGLLRDALDSVADKF; encoded by the coding sequence ATGAATACTCCAGAGACCGTAGAACCGCAGGATCAGGCCGGGCCGCGCACCTTGCAACGCGGCCTGCTGGTGCTCAAGACTTTGCAGAACCATCAAGGCAAAGGAATGAGCGTCACCGATCTATCGCGTGCCACCCAATTGCAGCGTCCCACGATCTACCGCCTATTGGCCGCCCTGATCGATCACGGGCTGGTGCAAAACAGCAGTCACAGCCGCCGCTACAGCGCCACACGTCAGGACCAGGGCTTGTTTGGCATGGACCCCAGGGTCACCATCATGCAACCCATCATGCAGGAGCTGGCGCAGCTGACGGGGGATGCTGTTTTTCTGGTGGGACGCGATGGCGACGATTCGGTCAGCTTGTGGCGTGAAATCGGCCCCTATCCGGTGCAGATACTGGCGACTTATGTGGGCAAACGTCAGCCTCTGGGAGTGGGCTCAGGCGGCATGGCCTATCTGGCCACACTGGGAGACGAGGCAATCGAGCAGATCATCGAACGCAACGCCAATCAACTGGATCAGTATGGGGGCATGACCCAACGGGAGATGCGCCAACTGGTCACCAACACCCGGATTCGCGGCTACTCGGTGGTCGGCAATTACGCCGTGCGCGGCGCTCTGGGAGTAGGTTGCGCGCTCTGCGATCACAAAGGCCGGCCCATTTTGGCCATGAGCGTGACCGCCATTACCGAACGCATGCCCGCACCGCGTCAGAAAGAGATCGCCGGTCTGTTGCGCGATGCACTGGATTCAGTCGCTGACAAATTTTAA
- a CDS encoding RNA methyltransferase: MTQTQASAFDDNFHRVRFIMVQPSHPGNVGAAARAIKTMGFGDLCLVDPLDPDVVQNPQAISLASGALDVLEQASIVPTLAHALEPVTLAFALTARPRYLGPPAADIRQTAELSREHLRQHAGTVAIVLGTERVGLTNDHISQCQYVCHIPANPQYSSLNVAQALQLAAWELRYALLAESGAPLLPHTEGKVDPGKALATQAKVQALMQHWEQAIESVKFLDPKHPKKLVPRMQHLFGRAQLSLDEVDMLRGLCTAMIKTARAAGHPIPEQRKEESAGPEQR, translated from the coding sequence ATGACTCAGACGCAAGCATCGGCATTTGATGATAATTTTCACCGGGTTCGCTTCATTATGGTGCAACCCAGCCACCCTGGAAACGTGGGCGCAGCGGCCCGTGCGATCAAAACCATGGGCTTTGGCGACTTATGTCTGGTCGACCCGCTGGACCCGGACGTTGTACAAAACCCTCAGGCCATCTCGCTGGCCAGCGGCGCCCTGGACGTTTTGGAACAAGCAAGTATCGTTCCCACCCTGGCTCATGCGCTGGAACCGGTCACCCTGGCGTTTGCCCTGACCGCCCGCCCCCGCTATCTGGGCCCCCCGGCTGCCGATATTCGCCAGACCGCCGAACTGAGCCGCGAACACCTGCGTCAACACGCCGGTACGGTGGCCATCGTGCTGGGCACTGAGCGCGTCGGACTGACCAACGATCATATCAGCCAGTGCCAGTACGTCTGCCACATTCCGGCCAACCCCCAGTACAGCTCACTGAATGTTGCCCAGGCACTGCAACTGGCTGCCTGGGAGTTGCGTTACGCCTTGCTGGCCGAAAGCGGCGCCCCCCTCTTGCCCCACACCGAGGGCAAGGTGGACCCTGGCAAAGCGCTGGCTACCCAGGCCAAAGTGCAAGCCCTGATGCAGCATTGGGAACAGGCCATTGAAAGCGTCAAATTCCTGGACCCCAAGCATCCCAAAAAACTGGTCCCCCGCATGCAGCATTTGTTTGGACGCGCGCAACTGAGCCTGGACGAGGTGGATATGTTGCGGGGTCTGTGTACCGCCATGATCAAGACCGCCAGAGCAGCGGGGCATCCCATCCCCGAGCAACGCAAAGAGGAATCCGCCGGTCCCGAGCAGCGCTGA
- a CDS encoding inositol monophosphatase family protein has product MHPMLNTAIKAARRAGTIISRASLDLQHLSVARKGPKDYVTEVDRAAEEAIIEVLSEAYPDHGFIGEETGERPPLEPAGEGTPEYQWIIDPLDGTTNFIHGFPCYAISIALMHRGQAAHAVIYDTNRNELFTASRGGGAFLNDRRIRVSGQTRYHDALIGAHVPDSGAGVKPTSPFADMLADCAAVRRMGATVLDLAYVAAGRLDGFCAVNLKSWDLAAGTLLVTEAGGLVGDFEGEQTWKETGNVIAASPKIFIQMLSHLQD; this is encoded by the coding sequence ATGCACCCGATGCTCAATACCGCCATCAAGGCGGCTCGCCGTGCCGGCACCATTATCTCTCGCGCCAGTCTGGACCTCCAGCACCTGTCGGTTGCGCGTAAAGGCCCTAAAGATTATGTCACGGAAGTGGATCGCGCAGCAGAGGAAGCCATCATTGAAGTGTTGAGCGAAGCCTATCCCGATCATGGTTTTATCGGTGAGGAAACGGGCGAGCGCCCACCGCTGGAGCCTGCAGGTGAAGGCACTCCCGAGTACCAGTGGATTATTGATCCGCTCGATGGCACCACCAACTTTATCCACGGTTTTCCGTGCTACGCGATATCGATTGCGCTGATGCACCGTGGCCAGGCTGCCCACGCCGTTATTTACGATACCAACCGCAACGAATTGTTTACAGCCAGCCGGGGGGGCGGTGCCTTCCTGAATGATCGTCGTATCCGTGTCTCGGGCCAGACCCGTTATCACGATGCCCTGATCGGTGCGCACGTTCCCGATTCGGGCGCGGGTGTAAAACCCACGTCTCCGTTCGCCGACATGCTGGCCGATTGCGCCGCCGTGCGTCGCATGGGGGCAACGGTTCTGGATCTGGCCTATGTGGCGGCAGGTCGTCTGGATGGTTTTTGTGCCGTCAACCTCAAATCCTGGGACCTGGCTGCGGGCACCTTGCTGGTTACCGAAGCCGGGGGCCTGGTGGGCGACTTTGAGGGCGAACAAACCTGGAAAGAAACAGGAAATGTGATTGCCGCCAGTCCGAAGATCTTTATTCAGATGCTGTCGCACCTGCAAGATTAA